The proteins below are encoded in one region of Pseudonocardia sp. DSM 110487:
- a CDS encoding DUF6220 domain-containing protein translates to MKSVYRVLAYLIALEVVIQASVIAFAIAGLGKWIHEGGVLDAASMESETTDFTGVAGFMIHGINGQMIVPLIALLLLISSFFARIPGGVLWAGLVLATVAVQVLLGIYSRGGEPVLGLIHGAVAFVLFTFAVIAARKAEAALGGLERSPARGTAGVA, encoded by the coding sequence ATGAAGTCCGTCTACCGCGTGCTCGCCTACCTGATCGCGCTCGAGGTCGTGATCCAGGCGTCGGTGATCGCGTTCGCCATCGCCGGTCTCGGCAAGTGGATCCACGAGGGCGGGGTGCTCGACGCCGCATCGATGGAGAGCGAGACGACGGATTTCACCGGCGTCGCCGGATTCATGATCCACGGCATCAACGGCCAGATGATCGTGCCCCTGATCGCGCTGCTCCTGCTGATCTCCTCGTTCTTCGCGAGGATCCCGGGCGGCGTCCTGTGGGCCGGGCTCGTGCTGGCGACCGTCGCGGTCCAGGTGCTGCTGGGGATCTACAGCCGCGGCGGCGAGCCGGTGCTCGGGCTGATCCACGGTGCGGTGGCGTTCGTCCTGTTCACCTTCGCGGTGATCGCGGCCCGCAAGGCCGAGGCCGCGCTGGGCGGGCTGGAGCGCAGCCCGGCGCGCGGCACCGCGGGCGTCGCATAG
- a CDS encoding VOC family protein has product MRSVVHFEIPADDVARAKEFYRSVFEWQLQDMPEMEYTIVQTTAVDENQMPTAPGAINGGLMRRSQDTPSPVLTIDVESIDQALKQVEASGGRTVKERTEIPGMGAYAYFTDPEGNTLGLWETT; this is encoded by the coding sequence ATGCGCAGCGTCGTGCATTTCGAGATCCCAGCCGATGACGTGGCACGGGCGAAGGAGTTCTACCGGTCCGTCTTCGAGTGGCAGCTGCAGGACATGCCGGAGATGGAGTACACGATCGTCCAGACCACCGCGGTCGACGAGAACCAGATGCCCACCGCGCCCGGGGCGATCAACGGCGGCCTGATGCGCCGGAGCCAGGACACCCCGTCGCCGGTGCTCACGATCGACGTCGAGTCGATCGACCAGGCGCTCAAGCAGGTCGAGGCCTCCGGCGGGCGGACCGTCAAGGAGCGGACCGAGATCCCCGGGATGGGTGCGTACGCCTACTTCACCGACCCCGAGGGCAACACGCTCGGCCTCTGGGAGACCACCTGA
- a CDS encoding ATP-binding protein produces the protein MVGTEDSTPLQFSVALAPEQYLQLDDVVVTVRPVPGIGPVMTAGVVTEVRARHEGATFGSDVFLIADGVLPAQVQEIAEITTTRVEPECYVPPTPGSIASRATGEERARALYFDQMDLKVPVGLGRDGSPIYVNLEFLDGTRGGHVSISGISGVATKTSFALFLLYSIFRSGVLGRRSVNAKALVFSVKGEDLLFLDHANTKLDEDLVSAYATVGLPAGPFSSAGFFAPPTPDDLSGRPFVSGRTSGVSAFWWTLAEFCAEELLPYVFADAEDERNQYTMVIHQVAARLRREATPVGDGGVVVGGQVLRTYDDLIEFVSDRLTDEDERRDWAGPVTGTGTINAFLRRLRSSQRPLRTIVRGDLTDSPGRRVSTDAHQVTVVDLHNLPERAQRFVVGVVLAAETRKKEAAGPGGLLFTMIDELNKYAPREGSSPIKEVLLDIAERGRSLGIILIGAQQTASEVERRIVSNSSVKVVGRLDPAEAGRPEYGFLPPSQRQRATLAKPGTMFVSQPEIPVPLAVEFPFPAWATRLSESAGPPVAASTNGSAPRDPFARLPAAPADEDDDAPF, from the coding sequence GTGGTCGGCACGGAGGACTCCACGCCGCTGCAGTTCAGCGTGGCGCTCGCGCCCGAGCAGTACCTGCAGCTGGACGACGTCGTGGTCACCGTGCGCCCGGTGCCGGGGATCGGGCCGGTGATGACCGCGGGCGTCGTCACGGAGGTGCGGGCGCGGCACGAGGGCGCGACGTTCGGCTCCGACGTCTTCCTCATCGCCGACGGTGTGCTGCCCGCGCAGGTGCAGGAGATCGCCGAGATCACCACCACGCGGGTGGAGCCGGAGTGCTACGTGCCGCCCACGCCCGGCTCGATCGCCTCGCGGGCGACGGGTGAGGAGCGGGCGCGGGCGCTCTACTTCGACCAGATGGACCTCAAGGTGCCGGTCGGGCTGGGCCGCGACGGCTCCCCGATCTACGTCAACCTCGAGTTCCTCGACGGCACGCGCGGCGGGCACGTCTCGATCAGCGGCATCTCCGGTGTCGCGACGAAGACCAGCTTCGCGCTCTTCCTGCTCTACTCGATCTTCCGCAGCGGGGTGCTCGGACGCCGGTCGGTGAACGCGAAGGCGCTGGTCTTCAGCGTCAAGGGCGAGGACCTGCTCTTCCTCGACCACGCCAACACCAAGCTGGACGAGGACCTGGTGTCGGCGTACGCGACGGTCGGGCTGCCCGCCGGACCGTTCTCGTCTGCCGGGTTCTTCGCGCCGCCGACGCCCGACGACCTGTCGGGGCGCCCGTTCGTCTCGGGGCGCACCAGCGGCGTGAGCGCGTTCTGGTGGACGCTCGCCGAGTTCTGCGCCGAGGAGCTGCTGCCCTACGTCTTCGCCGACGCCGAGGACGAGCGCAACCAGTACACGATGGTGATCCACCAAGTCGCGGCCCGGCTGCGGCGGGAGGCCACGCCGGTCGGCGACGGGGGAGTGGTCGTCGGCGGCCAGGTGCTGCGCACCTACGACGATCTGATCGAGTTCGTCTCGGACCGGCTCACCGACGAGGACGAGCGGCGCGACTGGGCGGGCCCGGTCACCGGCACCGGCACGATCAACGCGTTCCTGCGTCGGCTGCGGTCGAGCCAGCGTCCCCTGCGCACGATCGTCCGCGGCGATCTGACGGACTCACCGGGCCGCCGGGTCAGCACCGACGCCCACCAGGTCACGGTCGTCGACCTGCACAACCTCCCCGAGCGCGCACAGCGCTTCGTCGTGGGTGTCGTGCTCGCGGCCGAGACCCGCAAGAAGGAGGCCGCCGGGCCGGGCGGGCTGCTCTTCACCATGATCGACGAGCTGAACAAGTACGCCCCGCGCGAGGGCTCCAGCCCGATCAAGGAGGTGCTGCTCGACATCGCGGAGCGCGGGCGCTCGCTGGGGATCATCCTGATCGGCGCGCAGCAGACGGCGAGCGAGGTCGAGCGGCGGATCGTGTCGAACTCGTCGGTGAAGGTCGTCGGGCGGCTCGACCCGGCCGAGGCCGGGCGGCCCGAGTACGGGTTCCTGCCGCCGTCGCAGCGCCAGCGGGCCACGCTGGCCAAGCCGGGCACGATGTTCGTCTCGCAGCCGGAGATCCCGGTGCCGCTGGCCGTCGAGTTCCCGTTCCCGGCATGGGCCACCCGGCTATCGGAGTCGGCAGGGCCGCCGGTGGCGGCGAGCACCAACGGCTCGGCCCCGCGCGACCCGTTCGCCCGCCTCCCCGCCGCCCCGGCGGACGAGGACGACGACGCGCCGTTCTGA
- a CDS encoding multicopper oxidase family protein, with translation MLAPPEAATAPPVAPRRRERRRLIVGVAAALAVLAPLAWLWQASLLPDTYSVTDMGLVDDGRGGGHAGHGVATGGRGVDALTEPSTAPADVRVELVAREGSFRLASGEEVTGYTLNGTSPGPAIHAELGQLVEVHLVNESVPDGATLHWHGLDVPNADDGVAGVTQDAVPVGGSFTYRFRADQAGTFWYHSHQVSHVQVQRGLLGALVVTPPGGVGATDALALVHLYEGTRTVNGRSGETRVEAAPGERVRVRVVNTDNAPMSAWVPAAPFRVLAVDGTEVHEPGPVRDVAVEVTGGARADLEVVAPARIELGGASVLVGEAVPPPAPRPAAALDLLTYGTPAPLGLDPAAATRSFDYVIGRSPGFLDGVPGMWWTVNGRMHPDVPMYMVAEGDVVRMRVENRSGEGHPMHLHGHHAVVLSRDGVPATGSPWWIDSLQVGDGETYEIAFVADNPGIWIDHCHNLPHAVEGLVAHLMYEGVTTPYRIGGPNTPE, from the coding sequence GTGCTCGCCCCTCCCGAGGCCGCCACGGCCCCTCCCGTGGCCCCGCGGCGGCGCGAGCGGCGACGTCTGATCGTGGGCGTCGCCGCCGCGCTCGCCGTGCTCGCGCCGCTCGCATGGCTGTGGCAGGCGAGCCTGCTGCCCGACACCTACTCGGTGACGGACATGGGGCTCGTCGACGACGGGCGGGGCGGCGGGCACGCGGGGCACGGGGTCGCCACCGGCGGTCGCGGCGTGGACGCGCTGACCGAGCCGTCCACCGCGCCCGCCGACGTCCGGGTGGAGCTGGTCGCGCGCGAGGGGTCCTTCCGGCTCGCGTCCGGCGAGGAGGTGACGGGTTACACGCTGAACGGCACCTCGCCGGGCCCTGCCATTCACGCCGAGCTCGGCCAGCTCGTGGAGGTGCACCTGGTCAACGAGTCGGTGCCCGACGGCGCGACCCTGCACTGGCACGGCCTCGACGTGCCCAACGCCGACGACGGGGTCGCCGGTGTCACGCAGGACGCGGTGCCGGTCGGCGGCTCGTTCACCTACCGGTTCCGGGCGGATCAGGCGGGCACGTTCTGGTACCACTCCCACCAGGTCTCGCACGTGCAGGTGCAGCGGGGGCTCCTCGGCGCTCTCGTGGTGACGCCGCCGGGCGGGGTGGGCGCCACCGACGCGCTCGCGCTCGTCCACCTCTACGAGGGCACGCGCACCGTGAACGGGCGCAGCGGGGAGACCCGGGTGGAGGCGGCGCCGGGCGAGCGGGTGCGCGTGCGCGTGGTGAACACCGACAACGCGCCCATGTCCGCATGGGTACCCGCCGCGCCGTTCCGGGTGCTCGCCGTGGACGGCACCGAAGTGCACGAGCCCGGACCGGTGCGCGACGTCGCGGTCGAGGTCACCGGCGGGGCACGGGCCGACCTGGAGGTCGTGGCTCCGGCCCGGATCGAGCTGGGTGGCGCGTCCGTGCTGGTCGGCGAGGCGGTGCCCCCACCGGCGCCCCGCCCGGCCGCCGCGCTGGACCTGCTCACCTACGGCACGCCTGCCCCGCTGGGCCTCGACCCGGCCGCGGCCACCCGGTCGTTCGACTACGTGATCGGCCGCAGCCCCGGCTTCCTCGACGGCGTGCCCGGCATGTGGTGGACGGTCAACGGCCGCATGCACCCGGACGTCCCGATGTACATGGTGGCCGAGGGGGACGTCGTGCGGATGCGGGTGGAGAACCGCAGCGGCGAGGGACACCCCATGCACCTGCACGGCCACCACGCCGTGGTGCTCTCCCGCGACGGCGTGCCTGCCACCGGCAGCCCGTGGTGGATCGACTCGCTGCAGGTCGGCGACGGCGAGACGTACGAGATCGCCTTCGTCGCCGACAACCCCGGCATCTGGATCGACCACTGCCACAACCTGCCCCACGCGGTGGAGGGCCTTGTCGCACACCTGATGTACGAGGGCGTGACGACGCCCTACCGCATCGGCGGCCCCAACACCCCGGAGTAG
- a CDS encoding methyltransferase codes for MIDIPDPTVLYRLRDGVYAGDLLIAAVAELDLFTWLATHGPAPATDVCAGLGLAERPADVLLTYCAALGLVDRDLDAGDRIALTELGRLHLVAGSPFDLRAYYGSLAERPTVRELAQVLRTGTPAAWSSAHNEPDWSGRLDDPAFAERITAAMDARGAFLAPALAAAIPDLPITALLDVAGSSGGYAAAVLAARPDVRAAVFERSPVDTAARTLLRARGLADRIEVIGGDMFADPFPSGFDAHLYSHVLHDWDAPRVERLLAASFTALPPGGWLIDHDTHVDADKRGPLAVAEYSVLLMHSTPGKCWSVRELAEMAERSGFVDVEHRPTAGDRGVLLARKPG; via the coding sequence ATGATCGACATCCCCGATCCGACGGTCCTCTACCGCCTGCGCGACGGCGTCTACGCCGGCGACCTCCTCATCGCCGCCGTCGCCGAGCTCGATCTCTTCACCTGGCTGGCCACGCACGGCCCCGCACCCGCCACCGACGTGTGCGCCGGGCTCGGGCTGGCCGAGCGCCCTGCCGACGTGCTGTTGACCTACTGCGCCGCGCTCGGCCTCGTCGACCGCGACCTCGACGCGGGCGACCGGATCGCGCTCACCGAGCTCGGCCGCCTGCACCTGGTCGCCGGCTCGCCGTTCGACCTCCGCGCCTACTACGGCTCACTGGCCGAACGGCCCACCGTTCGTGAGCTGGCACAGGTGCTGCGGACCGGCACGCCCGCGGCATGGTCCAGCGCGCACAACGAGCCCGACTGGTCGGGCCGGCTCGACGACCCTGCATTCGCCGAGCGGATCACCGCCGCGATGGACGCGCGAGGCGCCTTCCTCGCCCCGGCCCTCGCCGCGGCGATCCCCGACCTTCCGATCACGGCGCTCCTCGACGTCGCGGGCAGTTCGGGCGGCTACGCCGCCGCCGTGCTGGCCGCCCGCCCCGACGTGCGCGCCGCGGTGTTCGAGCGCTCGCCGGTGGACACGGCCGCGCGGACGCTCCTGCGCGCCCGCGGGCTCGCCGACCGCATCGAGGTGATCGGCGGCGACATGTTCGCCGACCCCTTCCCCAGCGGGTTCGACGCGCACCTGTACTCGCACGTCCTGCACGACTGGGACGCGCCCCGCGTCGAGCGGCTCCTCGCCGCGTCGTTCACGGCGCTCCCGCCCGGCGGGTGGCTGATCGACCACGACACCCACGTCGACGCCGACAAGCGTGGGCCGCTCGCCGTTGCCGAGTACTCGGTACTCCTGATGCACTCGACCCCGGGCAAGTGCTGGTCGGTGCGCGAGCTGGCCGAGATGGCCGAGCGCTCGGGGTTCGTCGACGTCGAGCACCGGCCGACGGCAGGCGACCGTGGCGTACTGCTCGCCCGCAAGCCCGGCTAA